One window of Enterobacter sp. RHBSTW-00175 genomic DNA carries:
- the ureE gene encoding urease accessory protein UreE, translated as MIYLTQRLDHAHRVTASVTLPIDVRVKSRARVALNDGREAGLMLPRGLLLRGGDLLASEDGSEVIEVIAAPESVSVVRCADPFLLARACYHLGNRHVPLQIMPGELRYHHDHVLDDMLRQFGLEVTYASLPFEPEAGAYTSDAHSHSHSHAHSH; from the coding sequence ATGATCTACTTAACTCAACGCCTTGACCACGCGCACCGCGTCACCGCCAGCGTTACGCTGCCGATTGATGTGCGGGTGAAAAGCCGCGCCCGTGTTGCGCTGAACGACGGTCGTGAAGCCGGGCTGATGCTTCCCCGAGGTTTACTGCTGCGCGGCGGTGACCTGCTGGCCAGTGAAGACGGCAGCGAAGTGATCGAGGTGATTGCCGCACCGGAATCCGTGTCGGTCGTGCGCTGTGCCGATCCGTTCCTGCTGGCTCGCGCCTGTTATCACCTGGGCAACCGCCATGTTCCGCTGCAAATCATGCCAGGCGAACTGCGCTATCACCACGATCATGTCCTCGACGATATGTTGCGCCAGTTCGGACTGGAGGTGACCTATGCCAGCCTGCCCTTTGAACCGGAAGCAGGTGCCTACACCAGCGATGCCCACAGCCATAGCCACTCGCACGCTCACTCACATTAA
- a CDS encoding HupE/UreJ family protein: MRKYLPLLLLAFSLPALAHPGHGADSFQAGFFHPLTGLDHLLMLTGAGVLSALSGRKLLLPFATLGMMLTGAIAGSLLGGFSGMEMLIIASLAVCGVMMFKTENRLLLAVPALAMFHGWAHGVEMAGHNFWLFTSGFMFASATVLCASFAAGLLLRRHDGLRKTFGGGLIVSALLALMS, from the coding sequence ATGCGTAAGTATTTACCTCTGTTACTGCTGGCTTTCTCCCTTCCGGCGCTGGCTCATCCGGGCCACGGTGCCGACAGTTTTCAGGCAGGTTTTTTCCATCCGCTGACCGGGCTTGATCATCTGCTGATGCTAACAGGCGCGGGCGTACTGTCGGCACTGAGCGGCCGCAAGCTGCTACTGCCCTTTGCCACTCTCGGGATGATGCTGACCGGCGCAATTGCGGGCAGCCTGCTCGGCGGCTTTAGCGGGATGGAGATGCTGATTATCGCCTCACTGGCGGTATGTGGCGTGATGATGTTTAAAACTGAAAATCGTCTGCTGCTGGCGGTGCCTGCGCTGGCAATGTTCCACGGCTGGGCGCACGGCGTGGAGATGGCTGGCCATAACTTCTGGCTCTTCACCAGCGGGTTTATGTTCGCCAGCGCCACGGTGCTGTGTGCCAGTTTTGCGGCGGGATTACTGCTGCGCCGCCACGACGGTCTGCGTAAAACCTTCGGCGGCGGGCTGATTGTCTCTGCCCTGTTGGCGCTGATGAGCTAA
- a CDS encoding urease accessory protein UreF, translated as MEHSRQWLRLMQLSSSSLPVGSFTWSQGLEWAVEAGWVTSADAFKDWQIQQMEQSLFCVDLPLFIRLYQACEQQELAAAKRWTAYLLACRETRELREEERNRGAAFTRLIKSWEPDCPADWLALIAQSQLCGMAWLGMRWGIGARELALSLGYSWIESAVMAGVKLVPFGQQAAQQLIIGLSDHFAKGLDAAFLRGDEALGAATPLSAIASARHETQYSRLFRS; from the coding sequence ATGGAACACTCCCGCCAGTGGCTGCGACTGATGCAGCTTTCCAGCAGCAGCCTGCCTGTCGGGTCATTTACCTGGTCGCAGGGGCTGGAATGGGCCGTTGAGGCCGGATGGGTAACCAGTGCCGATGCATTCAAAGACTGGCAAATTCAGCAGATGGAACAGAGCCTTTTCTGCGTCGACCTGCCGCTGTTTATCCGTCTGTATCAGGCCTGCGAGCAGCAGGAACTGGCCGCAGCCAAACGCTGGACAGCTTACCTGCTCGCCTGCAGGGAAACGCGCGAGCTGCGCGAAGAAGAGCGCAATCGCGGCGCAGCCTTTACGCGGTTGATTAAAAGCTGGGAGCCGGACTGCCCGGCAGACTGGCTGGCATTAATTGCGCAAAGCCAGCTCTGTGGCATGGCGTGGCTGGGTATGCGCTGGGGAATTGGTGCCCGCGAGCTGGCCCTGAGTCTGGGCTATAGCTGGATTGAGAGCGCCGTGATGGCGGGCGTTAAGCTCGTCCCGTTCGGACAGCAGGCTGCGCAACAGCTGATTATCGGGCTGAGCGACCATTTTGCGAAAGGGCTGGATGCAGCATTTTTACGGGGTGATGAGGCGCTGGGTGCGGCAACGCCACTTTCCGCCATCGCCTCTGCGCGACACGAAACACAATATTCACGGTTATTCCGTTCCTGA
- the ureG gene encoding urease accessory protein UreG — translation MADYKHPLRVGVGGPVGSGKTALLEALCKAMRDTYHLAVVTNDIYTKEDQRILTEAGALEPERIVGVETGGCPHTAIREDASMNLAAVEALSEKFGNLDLIFVESGGDNLSATFSPELADLTIYVIDVAEGEKIPRKGGPGITKSDFLVINKTDLAPYVGASLEVMERDTNRMRGERPWTFTNLKAGDGLATIIAFLEEKGMLRV, via the coding sequence ATGGCTGATTACAAACACCCTCTGCGCGTTGGCGTGGGCGGCCCGGTGGGGTCGGGCAAAACCGCACTGCTGGAAGCGCTCTGCAAGGCAATGCGCGACACGTATCATCTGGCGGTGGTCACTAACGATATCTACACCAAAGAGGATCAGCGTATCCTGACCGAAGCGGGCGCGCTGGAGCCAGAGCGCATCGTGGGTGTGGAAACCGGCGGGTGTCCGCATACTGCCATTCGTGAAGATGCGTCGATGAATCTCGCGGCCGTAGAAGCATTAAGTGAGAAATTCGGCAATCTGGATCTGATCTTCGTCGAAAGCGGGGGCGACAACCTGAGCGCCACCTTTAGCCCGGAGTTGGCGGATCTGACCATCTATGTGATCGACGTTGCTGAAGGCGAGAAGATCCCGCGTAAGGGCGGGCCAGGGATCACTAAATCAGATTTCCTGGTGATCAATAAAACCGATCTCGCGCCGTACGTTGGCGCCTCGCTGGAGGTGATGGAGCGTGACACCAACCGGATGCGTGGCGAGCGTCCGTGGACCTTTACCAATCTGAAGGCGGGTGACGGTTTAGCAACGATTATTGCGTTTCTGGAAGAGAAAGGAATGTTGCGGGTGTAG